The following are from one region of the Channa argus isolate prfri chromosome 6, Channa argus male v1.0, whole genome shotgun sequence genome:
- the LOC137129168 gene encoding diablo homolog, mitochondrial-like, translating to MAALKRGTAYFSFLRRSARVLLSSRRPAVHKPGRWSNILYTGIASLSVGGGLCAVPFQQVENLSHDSLIKRAASLVTDSSTTFLSQTTLALIDAFIEYSKAVHTLDALQKRYLASLGKLTPADEDSIWQVIIGQRAQVNDRQDECKRFESTWVSAVRLCETAAEAAYTSGAEHASITIRTNLQVAQSQVEQARKLSLDADMKLAETKVMEIERLAQYKASLESNNYEEEVPEAYLRED from the exons ATGGCCGCACTTAAGAGGGGCACTGCTTATTTCAGTTTCCTCAG GAGGTCTGCTCGAGTCCTGCTCAGCAGTAGAAGACCTGCAGTCCATAAACCGGGCAGATGGTCAAATATTTTATACACGGGTATAGCGTCTTTGTCCGTCGGCGGCGGCCTGTGTGCTGTACCTTTCCAGCAG GTTGAAAACCTCTCTCATGACTCCCTGATCAAACGAGCAGCTTCTCTTGTAACAGACAGTTCAACCACTTTCCTCTCACAGACCACTTTGGCTCTCATAGATGCCTTCATAGAGTACTCAAAG GCAGTGCACACACTTGATGCACTCCAAAAACGATATCTGGCCTCACTGGGTAAACTGACACCAGCAGACGAGGATTCAATTTGGCAGGTGATCATTGGCCAGCGTGCACAG GTTAACGACAGACAGGATGAATGCAAGCGTTTCGAGTCGACCTGGGTCAGTGCAGTCAGGCTGTGTGAAACGGCTGCTGAGGCGGCATACACATCAG GAGCTGAGCATGCGTCCATCACGATAAGGACAAACCTACAGGTGGCCCAATCACAGGTGGAACAGGCACGGAAACTGTCATTGGATGCAGATATGAAGTTGGCAGAGACTAAAGTAATGGAGATTGAAAGGTTGGCACAATATAAAGCCTCGTTAGAGAGTAATAATTATGAGGAAGAGGTGCCTGAGGCTTATCTAAGAGAAGACTGA